CTTAGCTTTCGAActcgtaaaaatattgataattaggcgataaaaaaattttactactACTGATCAGCTGATCAGCTGATCATAATAACGTAATAGTTACGTAATACTATTTTGCACGCACCGCGGACGctgcatttatttaaaatccgacggatttttttgcagaaactTTTTAATTCGTCAAAGAATTGACATAGCGACATGCGGCAAAAACAGATTTTCCGTGCTTCGTTTAGCAGATACcgatgtttattatttttgctaattttCTAGGTACATAAACGGTCTTTAAAGAAACATCTTATgcgcgattttttttatttatttatatttttatcataattttatttatgtcggaataatgtatatatattttggatATATTGATTtgagtaatttaatataaaattcgaaCTGTATATTCAATCAGCTTGAATACGATAATTAGTGACAGAAATGCAAGATTAATTATACGGAATAATTTTCAGTTGTGTCCGTGCGCGTGTGGATTGCTTACAAAAGAAATCGAAAGTGAAGTCTCTATCGAGTCATTGCCTATGCTGAAGGAAAAGCTTATTAAAACgtagaatattacataaaccttataaatttgtttttcctATTAAATCAAATGTTATAAACTCAAGTATagaattgatattataaaatacctTTTCCAAAGTACACAGCTACAATTGTAAAACGATGCatcgtattaattttttagcaaGCTTGAAGAATTAGGTCTTTATTTGGATTCAAAAAAGACAGCGGATAGGAAAATGCATGATATTGCACGAAAGGCGAGGAAAACTACGACGCAGGAGTTGGaaaaacatgtaaatattGAGCACTGGAGGACGGAAATTACGCAACAGCGATTACAAACGCAAGTCGAGGAGTTGCATAGAAATATTCGCTTTTTCAAGCAGGAAAATGAATACATTCGATGCCTCGTGGAACAATGTCGCTATTCATCGGAGAAAACAAAGGTTTCGAAACAACTTCTACCAATCACATATTCTGGTGAGAAATTTTCTAGCTGCATAAACGGTCTTTAATCCAGAGACGTCCCACGtagtcgattttttttcaatttttaatcgaaCATGCGGAACATGTGATATTGTGGACAGTTATTTTTAGGACTCACGACAGCAATTAAACAGTTTCGAGCTAAATATCACATTAAACAGGGAATAATAACCACGGTGACCGAGATGCTACGAGGTTCCATAAATATCCAACAGATTGCCGGGAAACTGTTAGCGTTTGTCGAGTATTGGTATCGGGACTCAAACAGGTGCTTTAGACGCAATATCGGTAACGCACGCTACCGTTAAATCCTTTATAAAAGagtcaatattaataacttcTTTCAGTATAATAACGGCGTATGAGCCATCCGCTTCAAGAACGGAACTGTCATCAAATTCCGTGGTATTCAATGTTTATTAGACATTTGCATTCAATCATCTTCGCATAAGTCGCGAACAATATATGccaatataaatacaatacataGCTCACTTTTAACGTagcaaacaatttaaaattttttcgcacatattacgaatataaaatcataattaaaacttcTATCTCTTCACTGCAATCGTATTAAATTACAGAAGCGAGAAATTTGtgcacatttttttccttgCACGAGTGTAcatcaaaacaaattaatttttccatcacTCGCTAATATATGCAAAGAAAACTGTTTTATTTCGTGTAGCTTGAGAAGAAATTTGGCACGATTTTCGTTTCCCGAATAATTGAATATGATTGCAGCATGGGGAGTTTTAAGAGCGCGTTATATCGATTTGTTGCTTGCGCGCGGGATGTAGAAGAGCTTCCGGCGATCAACCAGATCCTCCAAAGCATTCAGATCGGGCAGTACGGACGGGATTTCGAAGGGAAGACGCCCGATCGGCGGCGCTTGGCTGGAGCTAGAGAGACGGGCGTTCGCGTCGATCTCGTTGCGACTGCTGGGTGTGTAATACGCCTCGGTGGACGTCGGCTGTTTCGGATAGTAAGGATCGTATTCCAGTTCGTTCGGCATCAGCGGCTTCAGGGAGAGCGTCAAGGCGTGCACGGGAATCTCCGTGGTGGGAATCTCCTTGTCATCAGTCGGTTGAGCGTTAATCTGGATCGACCTCAGGGTCTCCGAATACGGATGATAGTCACTGTTGTAACTTGAGGAGGGAGATTTCTCACGCGGAGAAGGCGAACGCTGGATAACATCCGGTAACGCTGTCGTCCTCGCGGGCGAGGAATTCGAGGTCGGCGCGAACGAACGGCTGGGATACGCGCTGCTCTTGTCTCGTGCAAAAGCGCGAGTCGCCGATGACGACAAAGATTGCCTCGGCGACTGGTTTGGCTTATTGTTACGTGGATTCCAATTATTGATACGCTCGATAGGCGCTCGCGTGGTGGAAACTGCCAGGCCATTCTTCGAATTAGCGTTCCATTTCGCGGTTTGTCCAACCTGGTTTCGCGTCCGGTCCTGCTCTCTCAGAAATAGACTCGCGCGGAACACGAGGCCGGGCTTATTGGACGCGGATTTTTCAGGCTGTTGAATCACCTGAAAGAAGCGTGAGA
This DNA window, taken from Linepithema humile isolate Giens D197 chromosome 7, Lhum_UNIL_v1.0, whole genome shotgun sequence, encodes the following:
- the LOC105667612 gene encoding uncharacterized protein, with protein sequence MAFHRILQFYLLRYALFIATVRTEEVFNTTPPTVKTNFSCFNRPMGFYADVEANCRVYHTCDDHGNKFSYRCPEETAFRQDALICDHAHLVDCQAPAYQSAQYSDENADKDKAIRSPIASVDPFDDHRPSFSRFFQVIQQPEKSASNKPGLVFRASLFLREQDRTRNQVGQTAKWNANSKNGLAVSTTRAPIERINNWNPRNNKPNQSPRQSLSSSATRAFARDKSSAYPSRSFAPTSNSSPARTTALPDVIQRSPSPREKSPSSSYNSDYHPYSETLRSIQINAQPTDDKEIPTTEIPVHALTLSLKPLMPNELEYDPYYPKQPTSTEAYYTPSSRNEIDANARLSSSSQAPPIGRLPFEIPSVLPDLNALEDLVDRRKLFYIPRASNKSI